The proteins below come from a single Sander lucioperca isolate FBNREF2018 chromosome 20, SLUC_FBN_1.2, whole genome shotgun sequence genomic window:
- the LOC116054766 gene encoding receptor-type tyrosine-protein phosphatase zeta-like isoform X1, translating into METAVHRSDILISQLLLFSQIVVAAEPMVRGLRKLPEDVDWSYSGALNQHNWGKKYPPCNSARQSPVDIDETFTQVRLQYQNLQLEGWDELTAESSTIHNNGKAVSLRVEGEFFVSGGGLSSRFRVATITFHWGHCNATSDGSEHSLNGMKYPLEMQIYCYDPDDFQSLEDAIREGGRIAALAVLFEISLEDNENVRPVIEAVNTVSRFGKSGSMEAFTMRSLLPNNTDKYYIYNGSLTTPPCSETVEWIIFKHTVAISETQLEVFCEVMTMQQAGYVILTDYLQSNFREQQQQFMGQVFASYTGVEEVLTPTCSSEPENVQADAQNDTTIMVMWERPRVVYDTTIDWYTVTYQRLQGQDQSKQEYRTDGDQDVGAIIPSLLANSSYVVQVVAICTNGLRGRWSDQIIVDMPLDDPESDSDPDAVTKDLEGRREVSSKAKSEKPENQNQVDLSPEDHSPVEEIPVEQTRVYQNQPSHHQNLPVQVSTPKTPYESAVLQKPRSNQNGKKKPDRNGSSPDDMDQNWIYEDSDTTPGPLTNAGFDSNGAIWVTEVTEQPGFLFPVARTHTLPAVRRQITEEASLSVLRHQSGDHSTQDRAGESALPSPQTDVYTPPVEDVQVTDIFYEDTVNNSPLESNTSAATVSSSAAAVLPGSKVDKVSLPSSGDKPLPETITSDSSSPPPLWITARAATPSNTLAESVYKSFTTTPLLRALMHTTQPMFNANTPKFKVEESTTDQSSGLTSSPNTSSGVLVNPTNPADSDPEGGSAERASFAPRSLNPFIEYISGVRPAPALPEDNSSGIIFPHNGNYSSEEHSIVRLQIDLEHPQISSALGSQDHVITEHSFSLLPDYGLSTINLSKTNTVEGNTPNTSQNQTDGRIKDGVNILPRPDNEEEARTNGHKEDLNSSSVTSFFDSKGLTFSLPNNSEEANTGWPAEGSGSGSGLYSNRLNQEFDGVTTVKTDLSTVPNLTIRYKVDDTGEKSRSTGIKMDSETDTGDTDGTGSKISSKKEFETEAEKEMEENESERSGGEEEKIEGEGVHNTGKVGGEKDESARQLNSTADRDVLEEKVGETEVETVIGKAIYTETSSGNEIESNFHVFRWPEDVSGSGEGGGDGEGKEKKVSDDKEGIKAVGDKESGEKGGGREDGNEEVVSGGRDGVQLSVSQDNPTVEFPLFDNSEESSDGDGSYKEGRSLSPDSDVVGANSTPEDNKEVDGEGKRKGGLGNEEHIEGGGKVDSDAAVIGESLQQFSSVDGLLFGAARRPLLGRLAPLPRLTEGNEATEEEIEEGSNSSHESRVGLVAGLEREKRTVVPLAVVSTLTILCLLVLVGILVYWRNCFQVANFYPDDSASPKVISAPSTPLLLATDGHEPLSVKQFVKHVMELHTTNTFSKEFEIVKESYEEVQACTVEIGITADSSNHPDNKSKNRYINILAYDHSRVKLSNSLDRDGKCGDYINANFVDGYERTRAYIAAQGPLRAGREDFWRMIWQQNVGVIVMITNLKEKGRTKCDQYWPEENQEEYGPYQVTLKSSKTFAYYTLRTFTVRDTTNKVSQRRVEHTVLHYHYTQWPDMGVPEYTLPVLSFIRASSRARTQEMGPVLVHCSAGVGRTGTYIVIDSMLQQIQDQGTVNVLGFLKHVRTQRNFLVQTEEQYVFIHDTLVEAILSRGTSVTSDLLHTYVSDLLTPGALGRTRMDKQFKLISQRQAKHADYSTALRDGNAERNRARALMPVERSRVCLTAAESNSTGYINASYVMGHHHSKEFIVSQTPLSSTVADFWRMIWEHGTHTVVRLPDTHCQSEQGESCVYWPSNDQPMSFEGFTVSYSGEEHVCLSNDERLLVQDFTVDSPENNYVLEVRQYSAACWPNPDSPIRNCFDLVSTVREHSRHSDRPTIIHDPLGGATSGLFCALTALSSQLEEEGAVDVYQVARMTNLMRPGVFNDLEQYQYLYRAVLSVVSSQEDQRALQSPETNGSVPLGQTNIAESLESLM; encoded by the exons GTGCCCTGAACCAGCACAACTGGGGAAAGAAGTACCCGCCCTGTAACAGCGCCCGGCAGTCTCCTGTGGACATCGACGAGACGTTCACCCAGGTCCGGCTGCAGTACCAGAATCTACAACTAGAAGGCTGGGACGAACTGACCGCAGAGTCCAGCACCATCCACAACAACGGGaaggctg TCTCCCTCCGTGTGGAAGGGGAGTTCTTTGTTAGTGGAGGAGGGCTGAGCTCCAGGTTCCGTGTTGCTACAATCACCTTCCACTGGGGGCACTGCAATGCCACATCAGATGGGTCTGAACACAGCCTGAATGGGATGAAATACCCTCTGGAG ATGCAGATCTACTGTTACGATCCAGATGACTTCCAAAGTCTGGAGGACGCTATTCGAGAAGGAGGGAGGATCGCTGCCTTGGCAGTGCTCTTTGAG ATCAGCTTGGAAGACAACGAGAACGTCCGCCCTGTAATAGAGGCCGTCAACACTGTCAGCAGGTTTG GTAAGAGCGGATCGATGGAAGCTTTCACCATGCGGTCCTTGCTGCCAAATAACACCGATAAATATTACATCTACAATGGCTCACTAACTACACCTCCCTGCTCTGAAACGGTGGAGTGGATCATCTTTAAACACACTGTGGCCAtatcagaaacacag TTGGAGGTGTTCTGTGAGGTGATGACCATGCAGCAGGCTGGATATGTGATACTGACGGATTACCTGCAGAGCAACTTcagggagcagcagcagcagttcatggGCCAGGTGTTTGCCTCGTACACCGGAGTGGAGGAAGTGCTCACACCCA CCTGCAGCTCGGAGCCAGAGAACGTTCAGGCCGACGCCCAGAACGACACAACCATCATGGTGATGTGGGAGCGTCCCCGTGTGGTTTACGACACAACCATCGACTGGTACACCGTCACATACCAGAGGCTACAGGGCCAAGACCAGAGCAAGCAGGAGTACAGGACAGACGGGGACCAGGACGTG GGTGCCATCATCCCTAGCCTGCTGGCCAACAGCAGCTATGTGGTTCAGGTGGTTGCTATTTGCACCAATGGACTCAGAGGACGATGGAGTGACCAGATTATAGTGGACATGCCTTTAGATGACCctg aAAGTGATTCGGATCCCGACGCCGTCACAAAGGATTTGGAAGGCCGCAGGGAG GTCTCATCTAAAGCCAAATCAGAGAAGCCAGAGAACCAGAATCAGGTAGATTTGTCTCCAGAGGACCACAGCCCCGTGGAGGAGATCCCAGTGGAGCAGACCAGAGTTTACCAGAACCAGCCTTCCCACCACCAGAACCTCCCGGTCCAGGTCAGCACCCCAAAGACTCCCTATGAGTCCGCCGTTCTACAGAAACCTCGATCCAACCAGAATGGGAAAAAGAAGCCGGACCGGAACGGGTCTAGTCCCGATGATATGGATCAGAACTGGATTTACGAGGACAGTGATACAACACCCGGGCCGCTCACTAACGCCGGTTTTGACAGCAACGGCGCAATATGGGTCACTGAGGTAACCGAGCAGCCGGGCTTCCTGTTTCCAGTCGCTCGGACACACACACTGCCGGCGGTTCGCCGACAAATCACAGAAGAGGCCTCGTTGTCAGTGTTGCGACATCAG TCAGGGGATCACAGTACACAAGACCGAGCTGGAGAAAGTGCCCTCCCTTCTCCCCAGACGGACGTGTACACCCCTCCTGTGGAGGACGTCCAAGTCACAGATATCTTCTATGAAGACACAGTCAACAACTCTCCACTAGAAAGCAACACCTCTGCTGCAACAGTGTCAtcgtctgctgctgctgtgttgcCAG GTAGTAAAGTGGACAAAGTCTCCCTGCCATCCTCTGGAGACAAACCTCTACCAGAAACCATCACCTCCGATTCCTCCAGCCCGCCCCCCCTCTGGATCACGGCGAGGGCGGCCACCCCCAGCAACACGCTGGCTGAGTCCGTCTACAAATCATTCACCACCACCCCTCTCCTCAGGGCACTGATGCATACGACCCAGCCCATGTTCAACG CAAATACACCCAAGTTCAAGGTTGAGGAGTCTACCACTGACCAGTCATCTGGCTTAACAAGCTCCCCAAACACTTCTAGTGGAGTGCTCGTCAACCCTACAAATCCTGCAGACTCCGACCCAGAAGGGGGATCTGCTGAAAGAGCATCATTCGCGCCTCGATCACTCAACCCTTTTATTGAATACATCAGCGGTGTCCGCCCTGCTCCTGCCCTCCCTGAAGATAACAGCAGTGGCATTATCTTTCCTCATAACGGAAACTACTCCTCTGAAGAGCACTCTATTGTCCGTCTACAAATAGATTTAGAGCACCCTCAGATCTCTAGTGCTTTGGGTTCTCAGGATCACGTCATTACTGAGCACTCATTTTCTCTGCTGCCTGATTATGGCCTGAGTACAATCAACTTATCCAAAACGAACACAGTTGAAGGAAATACCCCAAATACTTCTCAGAATCAAACTGACGGTAGGATTAAAGATGGTGTGAACATCTTGCCACGTCCCGACAATGAAGAGGAAGCCCGGACAAATGGACATAAAGAAGACCTCAACTCCTCCTCAGTCACATCTTTCTTTGATTCTAAAGGTTTGACTTTTTCCCTTCCTAATAATTCAGAGGAAGCCAACACAGGCTGGCCAGCAGAGGGAAGTGGATCAGGCTCTGGCCTTTACAGCAACAGGCTCAATCAGGAATTTGATGGAGTCACTACAGTCAAGACTGACCTTTCTACTGTTCCCAATTTAACTATCCGCTACAAGGTGGATGATACTGGGGAAAAGAGTAGATCAACAGGAATTAAGATGGATAGTGAAACGGATACAGGTGATACAGATGGGACAGGAAGCAAAATAAGTAGCAAGAAAGAGTTTGAAACAGAGGCAGAGAAGGAAATGGAGGAGAATGAAAGTGAGCGGAGTGGTGGGGAAGAAGAAAAGATAGAAGGAGAAGGAGTACACAACACTGGGAAAGTGGGTGGTGAAAAAGATGAGAGTGCCAGACAGCTCAATAGTACAGCCGACAGGGACGTGTTGGAAGAGAAAGTGGGAGAAACTGAAGTTGAGACTGTAATAGGAAAGGCAATATACACTGAGACCAGCAGTGGGAATGAAATTGAGTCCAATTTTCATGTTTTTCGCTGGCCTGAGGACGTCAGTGGTTCTGGAGAAGGTGGtggagatggagagggaaaagaaaagaaagtcagCGATGATAAAGAAGGTATCAAGGCTGTAGGTGATAAGGAAAGTGGTGAAAAAGGGGGTGGAAGGGAAGACGGCAATGAAGAAGTTGTATCTGGAGGAAGAGATGGTGTCCAGCTGTCTGTCAGTCAAGATAATCCTACAGTGGAGTTCCCACTGTTTGACAACAGCGAAGAAAGCAGCGATGGGGATGGAAGTTATAAGGAGGGTCGAAGCCTAAGTCCTGACAGTGACGTCGTTGGGGCTAACTCTACTCCGGAGGACAACAAAGAGGTGGACGGTGAAGGTAAAAGAAAGGGAGGTCTGGGCAATGAGGAACACATCGAAGGAGGTGGTAAAGTGGACAGTGACGCAGCTGTAATCGGAGAAAGTTTGCAGCAGTTCTCAAGCGTGGACGGGTTGTTGTTTGGTGCTGCAAGAAGACCCCTGTTGGGGCGTCTCGCCCCCCTGCCCAGACTGACAGAGGGCAACGAGGCCACGGAGGAGGAAATAGAAG AGGGAAGCAACAGCAGCCACGAGTCTCGGGTCGGGCTGGTCGCTGGTCtggagagggagaagaggacAGTCGTTCCTCTGGCTGTCGTCTCCACTCTCACCATCCTCTGTCTGCTGGTGCTGGTGGGCATACTGGTCTActggag AAACTGTTTCCAGGTGGCTAATTTCTACCCAGATGACAGTGCGTCACCTAAAGTCATATCAGCTCCATCTACACCCCTGCTGCTGGCCacag ACGGTCACGAGCCGCTGTCGGTGAAACAGTTTGTGAAGCATGTCATGGAGCTGCACACCACCAACACTTTCTCCAAGGAGTTTGAG ATTGTCAAAGAATCCTATGAG GAAGTGCAGGCGTGCACCGTGGAGATCGGCATCACTGCAGACAGCTCCAATCACCCCGACAACAAAAGCAAGAACAGATACATAAACATACTGGCCT ATGACCACAGTAGAGTCAAACTGTCCAACAGCTTGGACAGAGATGGGAAATGTGGAGACTACATCAACGCTAACTTTGTAGAT GGTTATGAGCGAACGAGGGCGTACATCGCAGCTCAGGGGCCCCTCCGAGCGGGCCGGGAGGACTTCTGGAGGATGATCTGGCAGCAGAATGTTGGAGTGATTGTCATGATCACCAACCTCAAGGAAAAAGGACGG ACAAAATGTGACCAGTACTGGccggaggagaaccaggaagaGTACGGCCCGTACCAGGTGACCCTGAAAAGCAGCAAGACCTTCGCTTACTACACACTGCGGACGTTCACTGTCAGAGATACCACAAATAAG GTTTCTCAGAGGAGAGTTGAACACACCGTCCTCCATTACCACTACACCCAGTGGCCTGACATGGGCGTCCCAGAATACACTCTGCCTGTCCTGTCCTTCATCAGAGCATCCTCCCGGGCGCGGACACAGGAGATGGGACCTGTACTGGTACACTGCag TGCCGGTGTAGGAAGGACCGGAACCTACATAGTGATAGACAGCATGCTGCAGCAGATCCAGGATCAGGGTACGGTGAACGTTCTTGGTTTCCTGAAACATGTCCGAACGCAGAGGAACTTCCTGGTTCAGACGGAG GAGCAGTACGTGTTCATCCATGACACTCTGGTGGAGGCCATCTTGAGCCGTGGCACCTcggtgacctctgacctcctccACACTTATGTGTCTGACCTTCTAACCCCTGGGGCGTTAGGCAGGACGCGCATGGACAAACAGTTCAAG TTGATCAGTCAGCGTCAGGCCAAGCACGCAGACTACAGCACCGCCCTGAGAGACGGCAATGCGGAGAGGAACAGAGCCAGAGCTCTGATGCCTG TGGAAAGATCAAGAGTGTGTCTGACCGCTGCCGAGTCTAACTCCACCGGGTACATCAACGCCTCCTACGTCATG GGACATCACCACAGTAAGGAGTTCATAGTGAGCCAGACTCCTCTGAGCAGCACGGTGGCAGATTTCTGGAGAATGATCTGGGAACACGGCACACACACTGTTGTCCGTCTGCCAGACACACACTGTcag AGTGAACAGGGGGAGTCTTGTGTTTACTGGCCCAGTAACGACCAGCCAATGAGCTTTGAGGGTTTCACTGTGTCGTACTCGGGGGAGgagcatgtgtgtctgtccaaTGACGAGAGACTTTTGGTGCAGGACTTTACAGTGGACTCTCcagag AACAATTATGTGTTGGAGGTGCGTCAGtatagcgccgcctgctggccCAACCCAGACAGTCCCATTAGGAACTGTTTTGATCTGGTCAGCACAGTCAGAGAGCACAGCAGACATTCAGACAGACCCACAATCATACACGATCC gctggGAGGTGCTACATCAGGGCTGTTCTGTGCCCTCACCGCCCTGTCCAGTCAGCTAGAGGAGGAGGGAGCGGTAGACGTTTACCAGGTGGCACGGATGACCAACCTCATGAGGCCTGGGGTTTTTAATGATTTA GAGCAGTACCAGTATCTGTACCGAGCTGTGCTGAGTGTGGTGAGCAGCCAGGAAGACCAGAGAGCCCTGCAGAGTCCAGAAACCAACGGATCGGTACCACTGGGACAGACCAACATCGCTGAGAGCCTGGAGTCACTCATGTAG
- the LOC116054766 gene encoding receptor-type tyrosine-protein phosphatase zeta-like isoform X4 yields METAVHRSDILISQLLLFSQIVVAAEPMVRGLRKLPEDVDWSYSGALNQHNWGKKYPPCNSARQSPVDIDETFTQVRLQYQNLQLEGWDELTAESSTIHNNGKAVSLRVEGEFFVSGGGLSSRFRVATITFHWGHCNATSDGSEHSLNGMKYPLEMQIYCYDPDDFQSLEDAIREGGRIAALAVLFEISLEDNENVRPVIEAVNTVSRFGKSGSMEAFTMRSLLPNNTDKYYIYNGSLTTPPCSETVEWIIFKHTVAISETQLEVFCEVMTMQQAGYVILTDYLQSNFREQQQQFMGQVFASYTGVEEVLTPTCSSEPENVQADAQNDTTIMVMWERPRVVYDTTIDWYTVTYQRLQGQDQSKQEYRTDGDQDVGAIIPSLLANSSYVVQVVAICTNGLRGRWSDQIIVDMPLDDPESDSDPDAVTKDLEGRREVSSKAKSEKPENQNQVDLSPEDHSPVEEIPVEQTRVYQNQPSHHQNLPVQVSTPKTPYESAVLQKPRSNQNGKKKPDRNGSSPDDMDQNWIYEDSDTTPGPLTNAGFDSNGAIWVTEVTEQPGFLFPVARTHTLPAVRRQITEEASLSVLRHQSGDHSTQDRAGESALPSPQTDVYTPPVEDVQVTDIFYEDTVNNSPLESNTSAATVSSSAAAVLPGSKVDKVSLPSSGDKPLPETITSDSSSPPPLWITARAATPSNTLAESVYKSFTTTPLLRALMHTTQPMFNEGSNSSHESRVGLVAGLEREKRTVVPLAVVSTLTILCLLVLVGILVYWRNCFQVANFYPDDSASPKVISAPSTPLLLATDGHEPLSVKQFVKHVMELHTTNTFSKEFEIVKESYEEVQACTVEIGITADSSNHPDNKSKNRYINILAYDHSRVKLSNSLDRDGKCGDYINANFVDGYERTRAYIAAQGPLRAGREDFWRMIWQQNVGVIVMITNLKEKGRTKCDQYWPEENQEEYGPYQVTLKSSKTFAYYTLRTFTVRDTTNKVSQRRVEHTVLHYHYTQWPDMGVPEYTLPVLSFIRASSRARTQEMGPVLVHCSAGVGRTGTYIVIDSMLQQIQDQGTVNVLGFLKHVRTQRNFLVQTEEQYVFIHDTLVEAILSRGTSVTSDLLHTYVSDLLTPGALGRTRMDKQFKLISQRQAKHADYSTALRDGNAERNRARALMPVERSRVCLTAAESNSTGYINASYVMGHHHSKEFIVSQTPLSSTVADFWRMIWEHGTHTVVRLPDTHCQSEQGESCVYWPSNDQPMSFEGFTVSYSGEEHVCLSNDERLLVQDFTVDSPENNYVLEVRQYSAACWPNPDSPIRNCFDLVSTVREHSRHSDRPTIIHDPLGGATSGLFCALTALSSQLEEEGAVDVYQVARMTNLMRPGVFNDLEQYQYLYRAVLSVVSSQEDQRALQSPETNGSVPLGQTNIAESLESLM; encoded by the exons GTGCCCTGAACCAGCACAACTGGGGAAAGAAGTACCCGCCCTGTAACAGCGCCCGGCAGTCTCCTGTGGACATCGACGAGACGTTCACCCAGGTCCGGCTGCAGTACCAGAATCTACAACTAGAAGGCTGGGACGAACTGACCGCAGAGTCCAGCACCATCCACAACAACGGGaaggctg TCTCCCTCCGTGTGGAAGGGGAGTTCTTTGTTAGTGGAGGAGGGCTGAGCTCCAGGTTCCGTGTTGCTACAATCACCTTCCACTGGGGGCACTGCAATGCCACATCAGATGGGTCTGAACACAGCCTGAATGGGATGAAATACCCTCTGGAG ATGCAGATCTACTGTTACGATCCAGATGACTTCCAAAGTCTGGAGGACGCTATTCGAGAAGGAGGGAGGATCGCTGCCTTGGCAGTGCTCTTTGAG ATCAGCTTGGAAGACAACGAGAACGTCCGCCCTGTAATAGAGGCCGTCAACACTGTCAGCAGGTTTG GTAAGAGCGGATCGATGGAAGCTTTCACCATGCGGTCCTTGCTGCCAAATAACACCGATAAATATTACATCTACAATGGCTCACTAACTACACCTCCCTGCTCTGAAACGGTGGAGTGGATCATCTTTAAACACACTGTGGCCAtatcagaaacacag TTGGAGGTGTTCTGTGAGGTGATGACCATGCAGCAGGCTGGATATGTGATACTGACGGATTACCTGCAGAGCAACTTcagggagcagcagcagcagttcatggGCCAGGTGTTTGCCTCGTACACCGGAGTGGAGGAAGTGCTCACACCCA CCTGCAGCTCGGAGCCAGAGAACGTTCAGGCCGACGCCCAGAACGACACAACCATCATGGTGATGTGGGAGCGTCCCCGTGTGGTTTACGACACAACCATCGACTGGTACACCGTCACATACCAGAGGCTACAGGGCCAAGACCAGAGCAAGCAGGAGTACAGGACAGACGGGGACCAGGACGTG GGTGCCATCATCCCTAGCCTGCTGGCCAACAGCAGCTATGTGGTTCAGGTGGTTGCTATTTGCACCAATGGACTCAGAGGACGATGGAGTGACCAGATTATAGTGGACATGCCTTTAGATGACCctg aAAGTGATTCGGATCCCGACGCCGTCACAAAGGATTTGGAAGGCCGCAGGGAG GTCTCATCTAAAGCCAAATCAGAGAAGCCAGAGAACCAGAATCAGGTAGATTTGTCTCCAGAGGACCACAGCCCCGTGGAGGAGATCCCAGTGGAGCAGACCAGAGTTTACCAGAACCAGCCTTCCCACCACCAGAACCTCCCGGTCCAGGTCAGCACCCCAAAGACTCCCTATGAGTCCGCCGTTCTACAGAAACCTCGATCCAACCAGAATGGGAAAAAGAAGCCGGACCGGAACGGGTCTAGTCCCGATGATATGGATCAGAACTGGATTTACGAGGACAGTGATACAACACCCGGGCCGCTCACTAACGCCGGTTTTGACAGCAACGGCGCAATATGGGTCACTGAGGTAACCGAGCAGCCGGGCTTCCTGTTTCCAGTCGCTCGGACACACACACTGCCGGCGGTTCGCCGACAAATCACAGAAGAGGCCTCGTTGTCAGTGTTGCGACATCAG TCAGGGGATCACAGTACACAAGACCGAGCTGGAGAAAGTGCCCTCCCTTCTCCCCAGACGGACGTGTACACCCCTCCTGTGGAGGACGTCCAAGTCACAGATATCTTCTATGAAGACACAGTCAACAACTCTCCACTAGAAAGCAACACCTCTGCTGCAACAGTGTCAtcgtctgctgctgctgtgttgcCAG GTAGTAAAGTGGACAAAGTCTCCCTGCCATCCTCTGGAGACAAACCTCTACCAGAAACCATCACCTCCGATTCCTCCAGCCCGCCCCCCCTCTGGATCACGGCGAGGGCGGCCACCCCCAGCAACACGCTGGCTGAGTCCGTCTACAAATCATTCACCACCACCCCTCTCCTCAGGGCACTGATGCATACGACCCAGCCCATGTTCAACG AGGGAAGCAACAGCAGCCACGAGTCTCGGGTCGGGCTGGTCGCTGGTCtggagagggagaagaggacAGTCGTTCCTCTGGCTGTCGTCTCCACTCTCACCATCCTCTGTCTGCTGGTGCTGGTGGGCATACTGGTCTActggag AAACTGTTTCCAGGTGGCTAATTTCTACCCAGATGACAGTGCGTCACCTAAAGTCATATCAGCTCCATCTACACCCCTGCTGCTGGCCacag ACGGTCACGAGCCGCTGTCGGTGAAACAGTTTGTGAAGCATGTCATGGAGCTGCACACCACCAACACTTTCTCCAAGGAGTTTGAG ATTGTCAAAGAATCCTATGAG GAAGTGCAGGCGTGCACCGTGGAGATCGGCATCACTGCAGACAGCTCCAATCACCCCGACAACAAAAGCAAGAACAGATACATAAACATACTGGCCT ATGACCACAGTAGAGTCAAACTGTCCAACAGCTTGGACAGAGATGGGAAATGTGGAGACTACATCAACGCTAACTTTGTAGAT GGTTATGAGCGAACGAGGGCGTACATCGCAGCTCAGGGGCCCCTCCGAGCGGGCCGGGAGGACTTCTGGAGGATGATCTGGCAGCAGAATGTTGGAGTGATTGTCATGATCACCAACCTCAAGGAAAAAGGACGG ACAAAATGTGACCAGTACTGGccggaggagaaccaggaagaGTACGGCCCGTACCAGGTGACCCTGAAAAGCAGCAAGACCTTCGCTTACTACACACTGCGGACGTTCACTGTCAGAGATACCACAAATAAG GTTTCTCAGAGGAGAGTTGAACACACCGTCCTCCATTACCACTACACCCAGTGGCCTGACATGGGCGTCCCAGAATACACTCTGCCTGTCCTGTCCTTCATCAGAGCATCCTCCCGGGCGCGGACACAGGAGATGGGACCTGTACTGGTACACTGCag TGCCGGTGTAGGAAGGACCGGAACCTACATAGTGATAGACAGCATGCTGCAGCAGATCCAGGATCAGGGTACGGTGAACGTTCTTGGTTTCCTGAAACATGTCCGAACGCAGAGGAACTTCCTGGTTCAGACGGAG GAGCAGTACGTGTTCATCCATGACACTCTGGTGGAGGCCATCTTGAGCCGTGGCACCTcggtgacctctgacctcctccACACTTATGTGTCTGACCTTCTAACCCCTGGGGCGTTAGGCAGGACGCGCATGGACAAACAGTTCAAG TTGATCAGTCAGCGTCAGGCCAAGCACGCAGACTACAGCACCGCCCTGAGAGACGGCAATGCGGAGAGGAACAGAGCCAGAGCTCTGATGCCTG TGGAAAGATCAAGAGTGTGTCTGACCGCTGCCGAGTCTAACTCCACCGGGTACATCAACGCCTCCTACGTCATG GGACATCACCACAGTAAGGAGTTCATAGTGAGCCAGACTCCTCTGAGCAGCACGGTGGCAGATTTCTGGAGAATGATCTGGGAACACGGCACACACACTGTTGTCCGTCTGCCAGACACACACTGTcag AGTGAACAGGGGGAGTCTTGTGTTTACTGGCCCAGTAACGACCAGCCAATGAGCTTTGAGGGTTTCACTGTGTCGTACTCGGGGGAGgagcatgtgtgtctgtccaaTGACGAGAGACTTTTGGTGCAGGACTTTACAGTGGACTCTCcagag AACAATTATGTGTTGGAGGTGCGTCAGtatagcgccgcctgctggccCAACCCAGACAGTCCCATTAGGAACTGTTTTGATCTGGTCAGCACAGTCAGAGAGCACAGCAGACATTCAGACAGACCCACAATCATACACGATCC gctggGAGGTGCTACATCAGGGCTGTTCTGTGCCCTCACCGCCCTGTCCAGTCAGCTAGAGGAGGAGGGAGCGGTAGACGTTTACCAGGTGGCACGGATGACCAACCTCATGAGGCCTGGGGTTTTTAATGATTTA GAGCAGTACCAGTATCTGTACCGAGCTGTGCTGAGTGTGGTGAGCAGCCAGGAAGACCAGAGAGCCCTGCAGAGTCCAGAAACCAACGGATCGGTACCACTGGGACAGACCAACATCGCTGAGAGCCTGGAGTCACTCATGTAG